Below is a genomic region from Actinomadura sp. NAK00032.
CTTGAGCGGGTATTGCGGATGGCCGCGTTGATCGAGCCCGAGATAGCGAGCCCGCCCGGGGAACTAGAGACCATCTACGAGCGGCTGCGCGCGCGAGATGCGGACGGCACTCGTGAAGCCATGCGCGAACGGTGCGAGCGCGTGCGTCACGACGTACTTCAAGTACTAGCCAAAAGCGTCTCCATTAGCAGGGCGCACATCGAGATGCCGACACTCGTCCTCCCACCGTCCTAGTGTTCTGCGCCTGAGATCCGTTGTAGATATCGGGCGAGGGAGTCGAGGATCTCTTCGCTGGTCTTCGTCCACACGAATGGTTCGGGGTTGGTGTTCCATTGCTGGATCCAGGCGCGGACGTCGGCTTCGAGGGCTTGCACGCTTTTGTGGACGCCGCGTTGGGTGAGCTGGGTGGCGAGGTAGGCGAACCAGCGTTCGACCTGGTTGAGCCAGGACGACCCGGTCGGGGTGAAGTGAACGTGGAAGCGGGGGTGGCGGGCCGGCCAGTCGTGGATGAGGGGTGTCTTGTGGGTGGCCAGGTTGTCGCAGACCAGGTGCACCTGCAGTTCGGCCGGGACGGCCTTGTCGATCGCGACCAGGAACTTTTGAACTCGGTCGCGCGGTGCCGGCGGTGCAGCTCGGCGATGACGGTGCCGTCGGCGATGTTGAACGCGGCGAACAGGCTGGTGGTTCCGTGCCGGGCGTAGTCGTGGGTGCGCCGCTCGGGCATGCCCGGCATCATCGGCAGCACCGGCTGTGACCTGTCGATGGCCTGCATCTGCGACTTCTCGTCCACGCACAGCACCACGGCCCGTTCGGGCGGGTGGTGGTAGAGCCGGTGCGCTCGGCCATCGACGCCCTCGACCAGTGCGTGGCGTCTGGTGGTGTCCGCTCCAAAGTCAGCGTGACCACTTCCTGGACCTTGTCCAGCAGGATCGAGGGCGGACGACCGGGACGGGGCTCATCGGCCAGCCCGGCCGGCCCGTGCTCGATGAACCGGCGGCGCCACTTGGCCACCGTCGGCGGCGAGACGTCCAACTCGGCAGCCACATGCGTGTGAAATGCCCCCGGCCGGGCGCACGCCAGCACGATCCGGCACCGCAACGCATACGCCTGCGTCGAGGTCGCCGCCCACGCTCCAACTCCGCCCGCTCGGCCGCGGTCACCGAAAACGGCGCCTTCGGCCGTCCTGTCCTCGCCATCGGCCCCGCATAGATTTACACAACGGATTTCAGGCGCAGAACACTAGAGGCGACCAGGGTCCAACCTGGGAGGGCGAGATCCGCTCGACCGTCCTGGTGGGTGCCCATGGCCAATGAGCGGAAATCACCAACCATGCCGCCGCCCCCTCTCCCCCTTGCCGCATCGTCGATATTGCGCGATCACCCCTCGCACACGATGCCGCACCGCTGAGCAGCTTCACCAGTGCACGTTTTGCTCACGTCCTGAACCGGGTCGGACGGGTTTCATTGTGGCCCGTCAGCAAAGAGCCTCGCTGGAGGAACCATGCATGAGCTGCTCTGCCCCTACACCCCCAACGCCCGAACGGTGGGCCACCGACCTCATGACGACACAGTCAGCGGCCTCGTCGAAGGTCCACTCCAAAACACGGAAGCCGAGCCAGTGGACAAGGCTCAGCGGGACAGCCGCAAGGCCGCACCGCTGACCTTCACCTCCCTGAGCTCGAGAAGCGCGGTCTCCACCGCTCTGGACCCAGGCGAGCTTCACTGTTCTGCCTTCACCGAGGCACTCGCCAACAAGGTTGGCGTGTCCTGGATCCGCACAACCGCGCCTCATCTCCAGGGTCTGTCCGCCACGGCCACCGCCAGCACGCTCTGCACCAGCCGGGCACCCAGGCCGATATAGACGGCCGCAGCCACCGGAGCTTGCGGAAGAGCGCCTACACCGCGGGCTTGGGAGCTGGTCCCCGAAGGCAGGGAGGGGCAAGGAGCACAGCCGTCGGCACAGGCCGCACACTCGTCGAGACTCGTCGCTACCTGCACATGCTTCGTTACTTTCTGTGCAATATTTTTGTTCAAGGTCGTCCAAGTCTTCTGAAGGGTGCTTGCGTCCCTGATGTGGAGCTGCGGGGTATCGCCGCATGGTCGAGCGTCCCTATGCAGCTCGACGGCGAAGCGAGGTGTGACCTTGCAAGGTGAGCAGGATCCGCGGCAGCGCATGGCCGGTCCAGAGCGCGGGTTGAGGCCCGGCGTCCGGCTGTACACGCCTGGCGAGGCGGCGGTGATGCTGCAGGTGCGCGAGTCGTGGCTGCGCAAGAAGGCGAGTGCGCGGGCCATCCCGTGCACCTTCATCGGCAAGCATCTGCGGTTCAGCGACCAGGACGTCGCCGCGATCATCGCGGCCGGCTCGAAAGCAGCCGGTCGTCAGCAGGCGGCGGGGCCGTCAGTAGGCCCCGCCGAACTTCTGGGAACCAGACGAAGGAGGAATCCATGGCGAACGCGGAGAAGCGCGGCAAGGCCTGGCGGGTGCGGTACCAGCGGCCCGATGGGACACGAGCCTCCGAGGGCGGGTTCGAGACCAAACAGGCCGCGCTGAACTGGGGTAACGACCAGGAAGCACAGATAAGACGAGATAGGTGGCACGACCCCCGGCAGGGGGCGGCGCTACTGGCCGACTGGATAGAGCTCTGGTGGGCGGGTCAGGACATCGAGCCGACCACCGAACTCAAGGACCGGTATCTGATCGACCACCACATCCTCCCGGCGTTCGGCGACCGGCCGGTGAACACCTTCACCAGCCCGGAGGAGATCGTGGCCTGGGAGAAGCGAACCCGCGGGCGAGGGTTTCTCGCATCGGACGGCCTCTGATGCCCGGTCCATGCTGGGCACGATCCTGGGCGACGCCAAGGACTGGGGACTGCTGGCGGTCAATGTCGCCGAGAAGCGCAAGGGGCGCGGGCGCAAGCGCGCTCGGCGGGCACACGGCGCTCGCGGCCCGGAGAAGGCGTGGGCGGCACCGCTGCAGGTCCTGCTCCTCGCCGAGCGGTGCGGGCTGCTGGCGGGACGAGAGGACGACTTCGTCCTGATCGTGCTCGCCGCTTACAGCGGGATGCGGTGGGGGGAGGCGATGGGGCTGCAGCGACCGCTCTGCCGGCTCGACCACGTCCAGATCGACTGGCAGTTGCGGGAATACTCCGGGCGCCTGGAGATGGCGCCGCCCAAGGACGCCGCACGGACCACCGCGCCTTCTGCTACGCAGAGTGAGCAACCTGGACGGCGATCTCGTGAACACGTTTGAGGCGGGGCAAGCTCGTGCC
It encodes:
- a CDS encoding helix-turn-helix domain-containing protein; translated protein: MAGPERGLRPGVRLYTPGEAAVMLQVRESWLRKKASARAIPCTFIGKHLRFSDQDVAAIIAAGSKAAGRQQAAGPSVGPAELLGTRRRRNPWRTRRSAARPGGCGTSGPMGHEPPRAGSRPNRPR
- a CDS encoding N-terminal phage integrase SAM-like domain-containing protein, which translates into the protein MANAEKRGKAWRVRYQRPDGTRASEGGFETKQAALNWGNDQEAQIRRDRWHDPRQGAALLADWIELWWAGQDIEPTTELKDRYLIDHHILPAFGDRPVNTFTSPEEIVAWEKRTRGRGFLASDGL